In Oceanidesulfovibrio indonesiensis, the sequence CACCAAAAAAGAAGGGCGGTTCCAAATGGAGCCGCCCTTCTCGTTTTCGGGAGAGCTAGATCAGGCCCGCGTTCAACCGCTCGTGGCGCTGACATGCCTGATCCATGAACGCTTCGAGCTGAAGCTGCATGGTGGGAGAGGCCGTGCCGTCATACGGTATGGACATGGTGGGCGCGCCGGACTGCGAAGTAATGGTCCGCAGGATTCCGGTGACCACAGTGCCGGGCATGCAGCCGAATGGTATGGCGTTGATGACGCCGGCGGCGTTGCGCTGGATCATGTCCAGGGTTTTGCCCACGGAAAGCACCGCCTCGCCTCGGAAGGAGTGGTGCAGGTAGGGCATGGCGTACTCCAGAACGACACGGATGTCGGGTTCGTAGATGTGCGGGGCGAACTTGGCCACCTGATGCTCGATCTTCTTGCCGATGCGTTTCTGGAAGAAGTCCTTGAGCGTAAGCTTGGCCAGGTTCTTGAACTCCCGCGCCCGCCGGGCGTCTTCCAGGGCGCACCAGTTGAGGTACAGCACCCATTCGTCGATGGGTGTGAGCCAGACCTCTCCGCCGAGGCTTTCCACGCTCCGTACGAGATCTTCGTTGGCGTAGCGATTGGAGCGCACGTATATCTCGCCGAGAATGCCCACAACGGGGCGCTGCGGCATGGAGTTGTCGCGCAGGTCGGCGAATTCCGAGCCGATGCGCTTCATCAGCCCGGGGAAGTCCGGCTTTTCGGCCTTCATGGCGTCCACCACCCAACTCATGATGTGGCGATGGAGTTCGTCGGCCGAGCCTTCCACCTTCTCGTACGGCCGTGTCGCCAGATGGACTTTGGTCAACAGATCCATGAGCACAAGGCCTTCCCAGCAGCGGCGGGAGAAGTCTTTGCCCACGACGCCGAGTTCGCCGTAGAGCGTGCTGTCCTGAACCGGCGAGAATATGGGCACGTTCTGGAGGCCGTTGCGGTCCATGATGAGACGCTGCATGAGGTTGTACTGGCCGAACCGACACGGTCCGGTGCCGCCCCACATAAGAAACGCGGATTTGTCGGGATCGAAGTCCGGACTGGATGCTTTGGTGAGAATGTCGCCAGTTGTCAGGGCGAAAGGATAGCACTCCTTGCCGGTCACATGCTTGCGGCCCAGGGCCAGGGAGGAGTCGCATGTCTCGGGCAGGACCTCGGCTTCGATGCCGCAGTAGGCGAACGCTGCCTTCAGGGCCACTGCGTGGTCGCACATGCGCGGAATATACACGGTGCGACTGCGGCCGGACTGCGCCACCCCCCGGGTTCCTTCGGCCTTGAGGGGGTCGCGTTTGGCTTTCTTGTCTGCGGCATCCTGCTCAGCCTCCATGCGGGCCTGCATCTCCAGGCTGTCGAGAAACGCCTCGCAACGTGTGATGACGCCCGCGTCCGCGGAGTGCTCGTCTATCTCGATGTGCAGGTACGGCTTGCCGGCCATCTCCTGGTCGAAATACGGCTGGATGAAGGAGTCCGGTCCACAGGAGAAGTTGCCTATGAACAGGGCGTTGAGATTCGGCGTTCTGCGCACGAAACGGCCTGCGCGAAGGATTCGCTGCCCGCTGCGCCAGTACATGCCGGGCCATTCCTCGTGGATGTCGTCCTCGGGCAGAAAGTCCATGGGAATGGCCTGCACGTTCAGCGTGGCAAGCTTTTTGGGAATCTCGAGGTTCATTCCCATATCGAAGGCGTTGTAGGGACGCCCCACCACGACAAGCGTGCGCAAGCCTTGCGCGGCGTCCGCATCCACGTTGGCAAGCACTTCGAGGCCCTTGGCCTGAACGGTCTCGCGGAAACGATCCTGGGCGGCCTGGGCCTTGTCCATGGCCCGACGGAGCTCGGAGGAAGCAACGCCGAGCGGTCCCAGGGCCTTATGGAGTTCCTCATGCAGATGGCCCGTGCCGTACTTGTGGCGGACAACAGGTGCGACCACGCGTCTTGCGGCTTCATCGCCCAGGGTTTCGCTCAGGGCGGCGCGCACCTGGTAGGGGAAGGACTGCGTCAGCGGACACGCGTGGCCGTAGGCGAACGGATCGTCCGGACCGGCCATGTTCGTGAAGCTGGGCAGGAAGATAGTTTCGATGCCCTGCTCCACCAGTGAAACCACATGACCCAGCGCGGCCTTTATCGGGAAACACGTCTCGGCCAGGGTGGCCTTGACGCCCTGCCCCACAACCGAGGGGCTCGTAGGCGGCGAAACGACCACCTCGTACCCCAGCTCCCATAGCAGCGTGGCATAGTAAGGCATGAAATCATGGAAGAAGAACACACGGGGCATGCCTATCACGCCGCGTCGCGCCGGTGTCCCCAGCGCCTTTTGGCGAGTTGCGTAGTTCTCGTGCGCTTCCTGAAGCGCGGCGTTGCGGAATTCGAAGAGATCCGGGATATCCTTGCCCGCGCCGCGACGGATGTCGTATTTTTCGCAGCGTCCGCCGTAGAACAGGAAGTTCTTCTCGCCTTCGATACGAATGCGGTTGATCTCACAGTGATTGTCGCAGCCTTTGCATTCGAAGGACGACTGGGAGTACTCCCGCTCCGCCATGGAAAGGCCCTTGAAGCGGGTCTGCTCCCCGGGATGCTCGCGCATCACGTCGCGGGCGATGAGGCCCATGCCGATGGCGCCTGTGTTGTCGTGGTGCGGCGGCACGGTGACCTGAAGCCCCAGGAACTTCTCGAAGGCCGCGACCACGGCCTTGTTGAAGGCGGTGCCGCCCTGGAAGAAGACGTTGTCGCCGATGGCACGTCCGGAGACCACACGGTTGATGTAGTTCTCCACAATGGAATAGGACAGGCCGGCGAGGACTTCGTCCTTGCTTGCGCCCTGTTGCAGGGAAGAGCGCAGAGAATTCTCCATGAACACTGTGCAGCGCTCGCCAAGACGACAGGGGGACTCCGCCCCCAGCGCGAGCTCGGCGAACTCGCCCTTGACCTGGACGTCGAGTTTCTCAGCCTGCTCCTCAAGGAAGGATCCCGTGCCGGCGGCGCAGGCTTTGTTCATCTCGAAGTCGGTGATGATGCCGTCGCGCAGCTGGATGTATTTGGAATCCTGGCCGCCGATCTCGAAGATGGTGTCAACGTTGGGGTCCATGTGCACAGCGCCCATGGCCTGGGCCGTGATCTCGTTCTTGACCACGTCCGCGCCCACGAAATCGGCGATCATGTAACGTCCGGAGCCTGTGGTGCCCACGCCGCGTATATTGACCTTCGCCGCCATGCCGGCGATCTCCTGGCCTATCTCGCGCAAACCCTGGCGAACGGCCTCGATGGGCCGGCCGGCTGTGCGCAGGTAGCGCTTGGCCAGCAGGTCGCCCTCTTCGTCGATGAGTGCGAGGCATGTGGATATGGACCCGATGTCGATGCCCAGGTAGGCGTCAACCTCGGCATCATCCTTGGTGAGCTCGCGGATGCGTTCCAGGCGTTCGCGCGCCTCCTGCGAAAGGTGGCGCCTGGCGAAATCGTCGCCGTCGCTGATGAGCGGCTCCAGCCCATTGCGCTGCCAGGTGTACTTTTCCTGGAGGGCATTCAGGGCGGCATCGTCGATCCGCACCGCCGTGCCTTCTTCCTGCCCTTTCATGGCCGCGCCGATGGCGCCCATGGCCGTGACATGCTCCGGAATGATCAGGTCGCGCACGCCCAGCACCTCGGAGAACGCCGTGACCATCCCCTTGTTGCGCGCCACGCCGCCCATGAAGGCCACTTGCGGCCTGAGTTTTCGGTTGCGCACGATGGAACCCTGGAAGTTCCGGGCCACGGAAAAGCACAGGCCCGCCACGATGGCTTCAACGCCCGTGGCTATCTGCTGCAGGTGGATCATGTCCGACTTGGCGAACACGGAGCACCGGCCCGCGATCCGCGGCGGGGGCGGAGCGTCTTCACCGCGGTTGGTCAGATATTCGAACGCAAGGTCGGAAAATTCCTCGATAGTCAGACGCAACCGTTCCGCCTGCTGGTCGAGAAAAGAGCCGGTTCCGGCAGCGCACACGGAGTTGAGAGCGAAGTCGTCGATAGCGCCATCTTTGATGAAGATGCACTTGGAGTCTTCGCCGCCCATTTCCACTATGGTCTCCACATCGGGGTAGAGAGCCATGGTGGCGGCAGCATGGGCGAGGAGCTCGTTGATGTGCGGCGCGCCGAGCCGACTGGCGACGAACTTGGCGGATGTTCCGGTGAAGGCCACCTTGGCGTCGGGGTAGCGCGCAAGGAAATCGGGCAGGATTTCGAGAAACTTCTCGAGGGGCCTGCCGAAATGGCGTTCGTACGACGTTTCCACTATGGCCCCATCAGCATTGAGGACTGCGACCTTAACGCTGACAGAACCGGCATCGAGACCGATGACGTGCGACATGAATCCTATCCTTCGACCCCATCGGGTGAGACCCGCTCGCCCGGGGTGCAATGAATTTGGTTTCGTGACCGTTCAGGTTAAAACTTTGACGGCGGCCCGCCACACTACCCGTATAGAAGAATCGTGGCAACCCGCCGGCTTCCAAGCGGTTTCCACTTTTTTGACACCGTCGATACTGGCTTTCAGCCGAAATTACGCCATTTTCTTCAGCCTGTCTTGCTGCGTTGAGTTTGGCAGGGGCTTTGCAAGAAGGACTGCAGGACTCGCCACGGATGACGATCCTCCACGGGCGCGGCGCAACTCTTACACTAAACCTCTCGGCGCAGGAGGCAAGACCCATGCTCTTCTTATTGGGCAATTCCGAAAAAAAGCAACGCAAGTCCATGCAAAATGATGAAAATTATCGGCGCGTTAAGGACCTGTTCACCAACGGCCGATTTCCTGTTGTCACAACGGAAACCATCGAAGACAAAGCCATCGAGAGAGTTCTCGGACTCGTGGCCTGCAGAGGCTACGACTCCGAGGAAGCGTTCTTTGGAATGACTTTGCGCGCCGTAAACAAAGGCGCTCAGGCCATTATCGGCTACAAGGAAAACGTCGCTTTTCACCCGGATGGCTCCCGTTATTTTTCATGCTACGGAACCGCCGTCCAATTCGCAAAAGATTCAAAGTCGTTAGCACGAAAAGACCAGAACACAGCACAACCCCGCGCACCCCAGGGCAAACCCGCCTTGAAGGTCCCCGTACGCACCAAAGCCTGACCCTTTCTGCTTGGAGCAATCCCCAGGCCCTGTCGGCTTTCCGTCACAGGGCCTGAAAGCTTTTATCGACAACACTTCTTTCTTATAACACATTTTCAATTGCCTTGAAAGTCACTATCGACAGCCTTAACCAAGATTTAATCCTTCCTCCTTTTTTTGGTGTTTCACGCGGCTGAACCCCATCCCTATTGGCTTTCAGGCTGCACAGCACACGATGCTTCCGTCGACCAGAAAACTGTCTCAAAAAATGGATTGCGTGTCTGTTCGCCGAGAAAATTGAATGTGGTCGGGATGCCTTTCGCATGAACTGCTGTTGGGCCGAGAGCGGGAGCAGGTACAACTCGATACGCATAATAGCGATTTATGCGCAACGCCTCCTACTCAAAGGCAAAAAAAACTGCTAGTGTTCGGTCCATCGCGCCGCTCGCTTCGCGCTTCCGGAAACCATGCGTATGATTGCCTGCTATGGTTCCTGCGAGATACATGAACCCGACGGGTATGCAAAGGAGAAGCCCATGGATCAGGATTCCTCGTCCCGGATCATCGTCGCATTGCGCGACGGCACGGTGGTCAAAGGCAGCGTCAACCTCAGGGTTTACAGTCCCATGGGTCGGCTTTCCGACGGTCTGAACAAAGCCGAGGACTTTGTGGTCCTTACACACATTGAATTCCTCCAGGCGCCCGACCGGTATCCTGAAGCCGCTGCACAAACCGATGTGCTCCTGGTCAATCGCATGCAGATCGTCTGGGCCGCACCGCTAGACTAGAGACCTGGTTTCCGCCCCCCACCGCTCGCCCCATGGGAAACGACACTATTCACCGCATATCGCGCTTCCTGCGGGAGGTGCGCTGGGTTCCGGAGGCTCTGAAGCCCGACGACATCACATTCCTCGCAGCCGGTGAATACAATGAGAACTACCGCGTGCGGACCGGCGCCGGCGACTATGTGTTCCGGATCAACCATGGCAGCCAGATTGGCCAGGACCGGCAGATCGAATACGAGTACACGGTGCTGCGGCTTATCGAGGACTCCGGCCTCACTCCTCGGCCCTTCTACTGCCGCCCGGATGCGCCGGGTCTCGGCGGCGTCCTGCTCATGGAGCACCTGCCCGGGAGGCCACTGGATTACGAACGCGACGGCAAAGCCGCGGCCCGGCTTTTCGCGCGCATACACTCCCTGCCTTCGCCGGTGCAGGCCATGCAGCAACACGGACCCGAAGCACTGCCGGAAATCCGACTCGGACCCGACGGCCCGAAACGCACGCCGCCGCCTCTCATCATTCAGCGCACGCCTGTGGCGGATATCGCCGCGGAGTCCTACGGCCTGCTTTCGCGCTACCCTGACCACGCCAGAAAAAACGAGGGGAAACGCATTCTGGAGTACTATGCCGAGGTGCTCGCCCTGGCCCAGGAGGCAGATCAGATCTTCGAAACCGAGCCCCTCATCCTTGTGAACACCGAGGTCAACTCCGGCAATTTCCTGGTCCAGGAAAACACGGTGCGGCTCGTGGACTGGGAAAAGGCTGTGCTTTCTTGCCGTTACCAGGATCTCGCCCACTTCCTCATTCCCACCACCACTCAGTGGAAGTCGGACTTCACTTATACACCGTCGGCCCGACGCGAATTCCTGCACACGTATCTGAATGCACTCGAAGAATACGACGGCCTTCCGCCAGCCGGCCTGACCCTGGACGAGCTGGACGAGCGCACCCGGATCATGGAGCGCACCATTCTGTTGCGTGCGTTGTCCTGGTGCTACATGGCCTGGCACGAATACACGAGCAGCGACCGCCCCCTGACCAATGCACACACCTTCCGCACCATGGAGCGCTATCTCGAAAACGTCGACGCCATCCTCGACGGCGCGTAACCCATTCCAGGGTTTCGAGCCGATCAACCCTTTCGGCGACAGGTCACTGATTTCTCCCCCCGGGGGCTTCCCCCTTTCCGCAAAAATCGTGTATTGTAGTGCATTAACTCCGCCCCCCATTGAGGGGTGGCATCCGACTTTCTGACAATGCGGATACTTTACCCGAACTAAGGAGGACCATATGTCTCAGCAATACCAGACCGACTATGACCGCCGTCGCTTCCTGAAAACCGTAGCCGCCGCCGGCGTCGTCGCCGCCGGAGCCGGCCTCGGCGTAACCGCCATGCCGGGTATGGCCCATGCAACCGAAATCGAGCTGCCGCCGTTGCCTTTTGCAGAAAACGCTCTGGAACCAGTCATCTCCGCGCGCACCATGAGCTTCCATTACGGCAAGCACCATGCCGGATACGTGAGCAAGGCCAACGCAGGGCTTGAAAACTCCCCGCTCAAGGGCAAGCCCATCGAGGACATCATCAAGGCCACGGCCGACGATCCGGACCTGCAGGGTCTCTTCAACAACGTGGCCCAGGTCTGGAACCATACCTTCTTCTGGCACTCGATCGCACCTGGCAGCGGCGAACCAAGCGGCGCGTTGCTGGAAAAGATCAATGCCGACTTCGGAAGCGTGGACGCCTGCAAGCAAGCCCTGGCCGAGACAGCCGGCAACCGTTTCGCCAGCGGCTGGGCCTGGCTCGTGTTGGATGGCGGCACTCTCAAGGCCATCAACACCATGAACGCGGACACGCCCATCGCCCACGGCATGACGCCTCTGCTGACCATCGACGTATGGGAGCACGCTTACTACCTGGACTACCAGAATCGTCGCGGCGATTTCGTGACTGGCGTGCTGGACAAACTGATCAACTGGGACTTCGCGGCCAAGAATCTCGAACAGGCCTAACAGATCGTTCATCAGCCATTGTCGCAGGCTGATCGAAATTGTACGGCGCAAGACGCGAGAAAAGATTCAGGTCGAAGCGTACTTCTGCGACGTGAGCGTTGGATCTTTCTGAAGCAACCGAGAAAGCAGACGCTTATCAACGGCCTGCTGAACAACAAGCGGATCGAAACCACTTCATACGAGGGAGTCGTCATCTTGGCGGCTCCTTTTCTATTGCCCACAACGCCAATCCTCACACATCATGACGTCTTCTGTTGACCCCCCGCAAGAAAGACCGTACTCTGTTCCACCATCTCGGTATTGTCTTTCATTCGGCAATGTTACACGAAACAGGGCGCACCACGCTTGTCTGCTCTGCGGCCATGCGCTCCTGGTTTCGAGGGGCGATTATGGCGTTGCAGACTTATCCGCGCATTGGCGCGCTCACATTTCTGGTCGTCGACGATTCCGTCATCATGCGCCGGCTCATCAAACGAGCCTTGCGCGATCTCGGAGTGACAAGGATAGTCGAAGCCGGCAACTCCAACGCGGCGTGGAGCGCCCTGCACGCCGGCGGTGTGGATTTCATTCTCTGCGACTGGAACATGCCCGGCGGGACCGGCATCGATTTCCTGAGCCGGGTGCGGGAAAACCCGACCTTCAGCGCCCTGCCCTTCCTCATGATCTCGGCTGAATCCAAGACCGAGAACATCATGCAGGCTATCCGGAACGGCGTCTCCAACTACCTCACCAAGCCGTTCACCACTGAAATTCTCGCCCGCAAGATCATCGCGATCCTCGACCAGACCTGCCCCGGGTGGGATTCCGAGCGCCCGGCCGCCGCGCCGTCGGATACGGGATCCTGATTCTTCAGAACCGCACCGCGTAGAGGGTGGGCCAGTTCTTGCCTGTCACCAGAAGGCGTCCGCCGGGGCCGTCCCAGGCCAGGCCGTTGGCCACGCCATACCGTTCTCCACGACGCTCCATGTCGTCTCGCAGGGGCGTCAGATCCAGCCACAGCACAACCCTGCCGCTCTTCATGTCGATGTACGCCACCCGCCAGGACTGCCAGACGTTGGCGAGCAATGCGCCGGGGATGAGTTCCAGCTCATTGAGCTGATCCACAGGCCCGTGGTCTCCGGTCACCATGGTTGCTGCCTCTTTCCGAAAATCCCGGTTCCGCGTGGTGATGTGCGCGCTGCCGTCGCTCATGAAGAATCGCTGCCCGTCCCAGGCCAGGCCCCAGCCCTCGCCGCTGTAGGCAAGCCGCCCTGTGGGGTTCAGCGTCTCGGCGTCGTACAGAAGCGCTGTGCCCTCCCGCCATGTGAGCTGGTACAGGGTCTTGCCCACGCGAGCCAGCCCCTCCCCGAAGTATTCCTTTGGAAGATCATGCCTGAGCAGCACGCGCCCTGTCTGCGGCTCCACCTTGCGCACGTCCGAATGGCCGTATCCGCCTGTGGATTCATAGAGCAGGCCGTCCGCCAGAAGCAGCCCCTGCGTGAACGCACCAGGGTCGTGGTGGTGGGTGGAGAGTATGCGCACCTCCCGTACAGGGAGTCCCGATGCGCAGTGGCCGCGCCACGGCAGTCCGAGGACGGCTGCCGAGCCGGCCAGAGTCAGAAAGCGCCTCCTGGATATACGGCCGCTTTGATTCGTCATGCGAAATAATGCTCCGAGGTTGCGGTCTTGCCGTGACGTGGCGCTATTGCTGCTCCGGCGCGATGAGTCGGATGAGGCAGGGGTCGGCGAGCCTGTACCAGGCGTTCTTGCCTTCGCGTCGCACGGCCACCAGCTGCGCCGCCCGCAAGACGCGAAGCTGATGCGAGACGGCGGACTGGCTCATGCGCACGGCCTCGGCCAGCTCGCCCACGCGCATTTCCGTTGTGGCCAGGGCGTTCAGCATGGTGAGCCGGGACGGGTCGGCCAGGGCTTTGAGCCGCTCCGCCAGGCGGCGCAAAGACGACGCGTCGGGCATGCTCTCACGCGCGGCGCGTATGCGCGCATCAGCATCCTTCACTTCTGGAACCGGCTCTGCGTCAAAGGATTTGCCGACGTTCTGGCGCAGCAGGACATGCGCGTCCGGGCTCGTATTGCCCGGGTCGGAACCACCCCTCGACTCATCAGGCTGCCGTATCCCTTCGGGCTGCTCAGCCACGCCGTAGGCCAGGATACTGCGCTTCGCATGCATAGAGAATGTCTCCTGGTTGCCCGTTGCCGCGCGCAGCGCAAGCAACGCCGAGCTGCGTCGTGTTCCTGCAAACATCTACAAGCATCGGTCATTTCGCGGGGTTTTTCAACAGCATGCCGCATGTTTCCCGTCATGTCCCCTTGAAAAGTTTCGCATGTTCCCGTGTGGTCTCGAGTATGTTCCAGAGAGTTTTGGTGTATAGTAACCTGGTCCGCTACTATTTCGGCACACGTGCCCCGTCAACACTGTCACCAGGGGGAACCGCATGCCTTTCCACCAATCAATCAGAGTGTTTCTGTGGGCAGCCCTTGCCTGCACGCTGTTCGCCGGTGGCTGCGCCCATAATACCGGCACCGCGAGCCCGTTCTTCACCAGCACCAGCACGGTCACGGCCTATCGGCTCAACGTACGCGCCGAGCCCTCCACCAAGGCTCGAATCATCGAGGTCATTGCCCGCGGGGATGCGGTGGAGGTGCTGGACCGCCAATACGGCTGGATCAAGGTCCGCACTCCAAATAACGACATCGGCTGGGCATACGGCGCGTATCTCTCAGGATTCGACATCCCCAAACCCGAGAAGGACACTCCGGAATCTAAAGAAGCACAACCGGAAGGAACGGATGAGGAAAACATGGGCGAAGGCAGACCCCTGGTTCTCTGAAGCCCCGCCTTTCACGGTGATTATTTTTTGACGCCAGTCTAGTCCATGGCGCCTTCCCACTTGCGCCTCACTGACAACGCACTGTCATCGCATGCTTTTTGTGCGTGGCTCGCATTTTGCTTCTGGCCTGTCACAAGGCAACACCAAGGATGCATGCACAAAAAAAGGACAATGGGAGGCGCCCATGAAATCCAAAGCATATGCCCTTCTGAACCACCAGGGTGCGAACCGGCTGACTCGTGACCTGCGCTCCGCCGTGCTGGCGGGGGTCAAGGAAGCAGGGCTGCGGGACAGGCTGCTCGATGAATACCGCGAGCTCGCCGGTGGGCTGCGCAGGCTTGTGGCCTTCGCGGAGCGTTACAATCTCATGGAATCAATGACCGAGGAAGACCGCGCGGCCTATGCCGAGCTCATGGCCTCCTTCCATCACGCCGGGGCACGCGGCCGCATTCTGGCAGAAGAATGCCGCGCCGCCGACAGCGTCACCTACCTCGCCACGTCGCTGGGCGAGAGCGGTCCGCTCCAGTAACCGGCCGAAACACGGAGGATACCATGAGCTCCATCAACAATATCAACGGATTCCAGGGCCTCAACCGTCCCGATCTGAATACCGACCAGGCCCAGTCCAAGGAACGCGCCGAGCGGGAGCAGGAGGCGCGCGCCGGGCAATCCGAAACGACCGATTCGGTGCAGGTGCGCAACGTGATGACCCCGCCCTCCGAAACCCTGGACGAAGAAAGCGCCCGGGAAGCTGTCCGGCGCATCCAGGCGGCCGGAGCGGACGAACTCCAGGCCGCGCACAACGGCCTGGACCCGGAACGGGTCTACAGACTGCTCGGCCTTCTGAGCTGAGAACCCCAGCGGCGAAACGCAAATCGCTCACGACGCCCCGCCCTGCTCGCAAGGGTCGGGGCGTTGTTTCGTTTACACCTGCTTGAGCTCTGCCTCGAGCCCGCGGCCCGAAATTCTGATGAGCGCGTACCCGCCGCCGCGCAGAGCACCCGGGTTGATCACTTTGGTCTCGCCCACCATATCCTCTGCCATGGACTCGTGGATGTGCCCGGTAAGGCAGACCGGAGGCTTGGCGCGTTCAAGAAAGGCGCGCACGGCCTTGCTGCCCACGTGATTGCCCGCGGCCACGTCCGTCTTCGTATCGAACGGCGGGTTGTGGATGACCACGAGCAGCGGATCGAATGCGCCGGCCTTGGCATAGGCTTCGTCGAGCCAGTCGCCCAACTGCTTGTCCGAGACCTCGGACGGCGTACCGAAGGGTGTATGCCCGGACATGCCCACTCCGAGAATGCCCGGCCGCATGCCGGCAGGGGCGTCCTTATCACGCACAAGAGGCCGCGCCTGGACATGGATGTTCACCCCTTCCTCCTCCAGGAATGCGTTGACCTCTGGCTTGTCCATATTGCCCAATTGCGCGAGCACGTTGGGGTTCGCTGCGCGAACAGCTTCAAGAATCCGCGCGGCCTGCGCAGGGCCGCCGCCGTTGGTCAGGTCGCCGCTGACGATGATGCCGTAGGCGTTCTTCATTTCGGGAATGCGCATCAGGGCATCCACGTTGTCGTGTATGTCGCCGACACCGATGAATATGTGTTCGTCATGAATGCTCATGGTCGCTCCTTTTCGGATTTGCTTCATATGCTTGGTTCACATTACCGGGAGCAGAAAATTCTTAGCATTTTCGCCCTCCAATCATAAGGACGGCCACGCTCCAGGCGGGGCCACGCGGCGAACGCCGCGGGAGCACGGAGTTACGAACTTTGTGCTCCCAAATAATAGCTCCATTCATAAATCATCCCAGAGCTGCGGCCGCATGGCAAGCACTCACCGCGGTTTTCTCCCGGCCTGCGGCGTGATATGTCGGGGACATGGATTCGAAACCCTTCGGCGCTTCGAGCAGATTGCTTGCTCCCGATGCCGGCATGGTGGACAAGGCTGACTTGCGCCGGCGTTTCCGCGCCATGCGTGATGCGCTCTCTGATTCGCAGGCCGCAGAACTGAGCCGTCAGGCGCAGGAACGCATCCTGGAAATGCGCACGTGGCGCGAGGCGCGGAGCGTGCTGCTCTATGTGG encodes:
- a CDS encoding metallophosphoesterase produces the protein MSIHDEHIFIGVGDIHDNVDALMRIPEMKNAYGIIVSGDLTNGGGPAQAARILEAVRAANPNVLAQLGNMDKPEVNAFLEEEGVNIHVQARPLVRDKDAPAGMRPGILGVGMSGHTPFGTPSEVSDKQLGDWLDEAYAKAGAFDPLLVVIHNPPFDTKTDVAAGNHVGSKAVRAFLERAKPPVCLTGHIHESMAEDMVGETKVINPGALRGGGYALIRISGRGLEAELKQV